One Setaria italica strain Yugu1 chromosome II, Setaria_italica_v2.0, whole genome shotgun sequence DNA segment encodes these proteins:
- the LOC101773578 gene encoding uncharacterized protein LOC101773578 isoform X2, whose product MLLSRRHLHHHKFTPSSPPAAFPSPLLRRLRPLRPPTLASANAPPRSPLPLPFPFPRRQWRWRRSTGGAGDAVLEPQPVEADANATGGGKKSFWAAVSLIIGTAVGPGMLGLPSATIRSGQAPSAAAILLSWAYVVSSIVLVAELSFSAMERDGVDEVSFTGLASSTLGPDLGAVVAVVYAALSFSLIVACVAGIGSLVAQLFPRVNPVLANALFPCFAGVLIAFFPFKAVDGANRALCGLMLVSITALVVTGVSVGRSSLLRSLGYACWTPGAILPAVPVAVLTLGFHVITPFMCKIVGDSVYDARRAILIGGAVPLAMVLSWNAVILGLASAGGNAGIGDPIKLLLSVNPAALPAVRGFAFAALATSLIGYAVSFPKQLADTFELIVQRFSPKQGSMQHSDSSSGYGRNWVILTWMVLIIPIFIASFFSAAFSRALDFAGVYANCFLFGILPPVMAWIHRSQKRKRSPDSCEDILPGGNAALLILFSIAVVLAIWH is encoded by the exons ATGCTActctcccgccgccacctccaccaccacaaaTTCACCccctcctcaccgccggccgcctTTCCCTCTCCCCTTCTCCGCCGTCTCCGTCCGCTGCGCCCCCCAACCCTTGCATCCGCGAACGCCCCGCCACGATCGCCACTACCGCTCCCATTTCCGTTTCCACGGCGtcaatggcggtggcggcgcagcaccggcggcgccggcgacgccgtccTGGAACCGCAACCCGTAGAGGCCGATGCCAACGCCACAGGAGGTGGAAAGAAGAGCTTCTGGGCGGCGGTGAGCCTCATCATCGGCACGGCGGTCGGGCCGGGCATGCTGGGCCTGCCGTCCGCCACCATCCGCTCCGGCCAGGCGCCCTCAGCGGCCGCCATCCTTCTCTCCTGGGCCTACGTCGTGTCCTccatcgtcctcgtcgccgagcTCAGCTTCTCCGCCATGGAGCGGGACGGCGTTGACGAGGTCAGCTTCACGGGACTTGCGTCGAGCACCCTGGGGCCGGACCTTGGCgcggtcgtcgccgtcgtctacGCCGCGCTCAGCTTCTCCCTCATCGTCGCCTGCGTCGCCGGCATCGGCTCGCTCGTCGCCCAGCTGTTCCCCAGGGTCAACCCAGTCCTCGCCAATGCCCTGTTCCCGTGCTTCGCCGGCGTCCTCATCGCCTTCTTCCCCTTCAAGGCCGTGGACGGTGCCAACCGGGCCCTGTGTGGCCTGATGCTTGTCTCCATCACCGCGCTCGTGGTGACCGGCGTGTCCGTCGGCCGGAGCAGCTTGTTGAGATCTCTCGGCTACGCTTGCTGGACCCCGGGCGCCATCCTGCCAGCCGTACCGGTGGCCGTGCTCACGCTCGGGTTTCATGTCATCACTCCATTCATGTGCAAAATTGTGGGGGATTCAGTGTACGATGCTCGGAGAGCGATACTGATTGGGGGTGCTGTGCCATTGGCAATGGTGCTGTCGTGGAATGCGGTCATTCTCGGGCTGGCAAGTGCTGGTGGTAATGCTGGAATAGGTGATCCTATTAAGCTGCTTCTCTCGGTGAATCCAGCTGCATTACCTGCTGTTCGAGGCTTTGCCTTTGCTGCATTGGCAACGAGCCTGATAGGATATGCAGTGAGCTTTCCGAAGCAGTTGGCAGACACATTCGAGTTGATTGTTCAGAGGTTTTCTCCGAAGCAAGGAAGCATGCAGCATTCTGATTCTAGTAGTGGTTATGGAAGAAATTGGGTGATTCTGACTTGGATGGTGTTAATCATTCCTATCTTTATTGCGTCATTCTTCTCAGCAGCCTTCTCCAGGGCATTGGATTTTGCCGGGGTTTACGCAAACTGCTTCTTGTTTGGGATCCTGCCTCCAGTCATGGCCTGGATTCATCGATCACAGAAGAGAAAGAG ATCACCTGATTCCTGTGAAGATATTTTGCCTGGTGGAAATGCCGCTCTCTTGATACTTTTCAGTATTGCTGTGGTCCTAGCAATCTGGCACTAG
- the LOC101773578 gene encoding uncharacterized protein LOC101773578 isoform X1, with amino-acid sequence MKDHAATMNAGKYLVRGPCHRVARGGTTSSSPYRCEMPKDDVITVDMVWELCDREEATFASHGVGSSRIRGACLSYSLSHLLKRRFFGLDCAEAGLAETRRLVIDGLLSEYHADEYTEVFRVIEVELGFLYDFFYTKYACIFEVETTFFFTAVLKIILTFVLGIIVLLKSNFLLKSIPVAESTTRTVDIVVTVLVLGVFVAVEAWHTVSYLGSDWAMVSLACCRLTSSTNRFLPFALRKPFGFLGRRPLFGYWHNSIGQYSVIESSRFLRHSKAFSFETEFEPMLVFSVTAEYLRRAWGNLTTSKSLHFVELPEMLKPQIISFLKSNSDGHPLTNGKASLQRNGVYRQLSWTLQNETQAENMLIWHIATDYLIIALPDDAKGSRQSLSYQHREVATKLSGYCAYLMSEAPELLPGNSVETKFIFEHALYEARETLGSEMRERDQLRKVLTGSGDAGTIFTKGLKLGAKLETIREGSLRWKLMAEFWVETILYVAPSDNAVAHMERLAQGGEFLTHIWALLTHAGILTRNLEPIPD; translated from the coding sequence ATGAAGGATCACGCAGCCACCATGAACGCCGGCAAGTACCTGGTACGCGGGCCTTGTCACAGGGTAGCTCGAGGAGGAACAACAAGCTCTTCTCCCTACAGGTGTGAGATGCCCAAGGATGACGTCATCACCGTCGACATGGTCTGGGAGCTCTGCGATAGGGAAGAAGCCACCTTCGCCTCCCATGGCGTCGGAAGCTCGCGGATCAGAGGCGCCTGCCTCTCATACTCCCTGTCTCATCTTCTGAAACGACGATTCTTTGGGTTGGATTGCGCCGAGGCCGGCCTTGCTGAGACCCGGCGATTGGTGATCGACGGGTTGCTATCGGAGTACCACGCTGATGAGTACACTGAAGTGTTCAGGGTGATCGAGGTGGAGTTGGGTTTCCTCTACGACTTCTTCTACACCAAGTACGCCTGCATCTTCGAGGTGGAGACGACTTTCTTCTTCACGGCCGTTCTGAAGATCATCCTCACATTCGTGCTTGGAATAATCGTTCTCCTGAAATCAAATTTTCTACTGAAAAGTATCCCGGTCGCCGAATCAACAACGAGAACGGTCGATATCGTTGTCACCGTACTAGTTCTTGGAGTGTTCGTTGCAGTGGAAGCATGGCACACCGTAAGTTACCTGGGATCAGATTGGGCCATGGTATCACTTGCTTGCTGCCGACTGACATCAAGTACCAACAGGTTCCTCCCGTTTGCGCTCCGGAAGCCATTTGGGTTTCTTGGCAGGCGCCCGTTGTTCGGCTACTGGCACAACAGCATAGGCCAGTACTCGGTCATCGAAAGTTCACGGTTCTTGAGGCACAGCAAGGCCTTCTCCTTTGAAACCGAATTTGAACCCATGTTAGTGTTCTCGGTTACCGCCGAGTATCTCCGTCGAGCTTGGGGGAATCTGACCACAAGCAAAAGTCTGCATTTTGTGGAGTTACCTGAGATGCTGAAGCCTCAGATCATTTCCTTTCTGAAATCCAACAGTGATGGCCATCCTCTAACCAACGGGAAAGCATCATTGCAGAGAAACGGTGTCTACCGACAGTTGTCATGGACATTGCAGAACGAGACTCAAGCAGAGAACATGCTCATCTGGCATATTGCCACCGATTACCTGATAATCGCATTACCTGACGATGCGAAGGGAAGCAGGCAGAGCCTGAGCTATCAGCACCGTGAAGTCGCAACAAAACTGTCAGGCTACTGCGCGTACCTGATGTCTGAGGCACCGGAACTGCTCCCAGGGAATTCAGTGGAGACAAAGTTCATCTTCGAGCATGCATTGTATGAAGCCAGAGAAACTTTGGGATCTGAGATGCGAGAAAGAGATCAATTGCGGAAAGTCCTCACCGGTTCCGGAGATGCAGGCACCATCTTCACCAAAGGGCTCAAGCTTGGGGCAAAGCTAGAGACCATACGAGAAGGTTCCCTGCGATGGAAGCTGATGGCTGAGTTCTGGGTAGAGACCATCCTCTACGTCGCGCCATCTGACAATGCTGTGGCTCACATGGAGCGTCTTGCACAAGGTGGGGAGTTCCTGACACACATCTGGGCTCTCCTCACGCACGCCGGCATCCTGACTCGCAACCTCGAGCCGATCCCTGACTGA